The following are encoded together in the Glycine max cultivar Williams 82 chromosome 8, Glycine_max_v4.0, whole genome shotgun sequence genome:
- the LOC100792572 gene encoding transcription factor DICHOTOMA — MFPSTNYTSSGSYPRFPSSSSSSTSPYPSFTLLHPENSSSSNTFLCDPLALTYIPSHYHAPIIPETLANWAVADCAILNQDLGGALYGITNKPEKKATKKDRHSKIHTSQGLRDRRVRLSIEIARKFFDLQDMLGFDKASNTLDWLFTKSKKAIKELTRSKHSADSFEFSSSSDGEVVSTIHQDLHQQQGVDLEEGKLKEPAAYCVKAKMKESREKARARARQRTSSKVLCNISSEGKVQDLKKKCPATENPQILNQLRSPLQPPHPQDVGGEVPRDDDFNVIEESIVIRRKLKHTLMSSIHHQNAVIPKEASVNNSDYHSFPNLSPNWEANNNGANGRSTFCAIASMNLSTGLQIFGKSWEECTNPHPS; from the exons ATGTTCCCTTCCACTAATTACACCTCCTCAGGCTCTTACCCTCGTTTCCCTTCTTCATCGTCTTCTTCCACTTCACCCTACCCTTCTTTTACTCTCCTTCATCCTGAAAATTCTTCTTCCAGCAACACCTTTCTTTGTGACCCACTTGCTCTTACCTACATACCCTCTCATTACCATGCTCCAATAATCCCAGAAACACTAGCCAATTGGGCTGTTGCAGATTGTGCAATACTGAATCAGGATCTCGGTGGTGCCCTTTATGGCATCACCAATAAACCAGAGAAGAAAGCAACCAAAAAAGATAGGCACAGCAAGATTCACACATCTCAGGGTTTGAGGGACAGAAGGGTGAGGTTGTCCATTGAGATCGCACGCaagttcttcgatcttcaagaCATGTTAGGGTTTGACAAAGCCAGCAACACCCTTGACTGGCTCTTCACAAAGTCCAAGAAGGCAATCAAGGAGCTTACTCGAAGCAAGCACAGTGCTGATAGCTTCGAATTCTCCTCATCTTCGGATGGTGAAGTGGTTTCTACCATCCACCAAGACCTACACCAACAACAAGGGGTAGATTTGGAAGAGGGAAAGTTGAAAGAACCTGCAGCTTATTGTGTTAAAGCAAAGATGAAGGAATCTAGGGAAAAAGCAAGGGCAAGAGCAAGGCAAAGGACTAGTAGCAAGGTATTGTGCAACATAAGTAGCGAAGGGAAGGTGCAAGACTTGAAGAAAAAATGCCCTGCAACTGAAAACCCTCAAATCCTGAACCAATTAAGGTCACCCCTTCAGCCTCCTCATCCTCAAGATGTGGGTGGAGAAGTGCCAAGAGATGATGACTTCAATGTTATTGAGGAATCCATTGTCATCAGAAGAAAGTTGAAACACACTTTGATGTCTTCCATTCATCACCAAAACGCTGTGATCCCTAAGGAAGCAAGTGTAAACAACAGTGACTACCACTCCTTCCCCAATCTGTCTCCAAATTGGGAAGCTAATAATAATGGTGCTAATGGACGCTCCACCTTTTGTGCAATAGCCAGCATGAATCTATCTACAG GGCTTCAAATTTTTGGAAAATCTTGGGAGGAGTGCACCAATCCTCATCCAAGCTAA